One window from the genome of Sandaracinaceae bacterium encodes:
- the pyrE gene encoding orotate phosphoribosyltransferase, producing the protein MAATTDRLLSLLRTHSYAKKKVVLASGKESDFFIDSKQTVLRAEGHALVGVAMFEALERLPVRPDAVAGVALGGCPLASAVSLISHQRGAPRDALYVRKEAKDHGSRRLIEGDDHLAEGASVAVLEDVVTTGGSTLKAIGQLKAAGYAIAGVIALVDRREGGAENLREAGVPFVALYGREDFTDDA; encoded by the coding sequence ATGGCCGCGACGACCGACCGACTGCTCAGCCTCCTGCGCACGCACAGCTACGCCAAGAAGAAGGTCGTGCTCGCGAGCGGCAAGGAGAGCGACTTCTTCATCGACTCCAAGCAGACCGTGCTGAGGGCGGAGGGGCACGCGCTGGTGGGCGTGGCCATGTTCGAGGCGCTCGAGCGCTTGCCCGTCCGGCCGGACGCGGTCGCGGGGGTCGCCCTCGGCGGCTGCCCGCTCGCGTCCGCCGTGTCGCTGATCTCGCACCAGCGAGGCGCTCCGCGCGACGCGCTCTACGTGCGCAAGGAGGCCAAGGACCACGGGAGCCGGCGGCTGATCGAGGGGGACGATCACCTCGCCGAGGGCGCCTCCGTCGCGGTGCTCGAGGACGTGGTCACCACGGGCGGCTCGACCCTGAAGGCCATCGGCCAGCTGAAGGCCGCGGGCTACGCCATCGCGGGCGTGATCGCGCTCGTCGACCGGCGCGAGGGTGGCGCGGAGAACCTGCGCGAGGCGGGGGTGCCCTTCGTGGCGCTCTACGGCCGGGAAGACTTCACGGATGACGCGTAG
- a CDS encoding polymer-forming cytoskeletal protein → MSRTSVLPAGVTLVGAIEGAGDLVVAGTVEGPIELEGGLVIEEGGRVDGDVSVTTLIVRGVLTGDAAARETIRLEGSAMVVGDAVAPRVHIVDGARVRGRVRMNGEPMVPKAVRRAPSSAGKRRAPEPASSPAVSSERDRAPEDAPTGHVRREHVPPQLARDDDEAIALEGAPTAVGAPAALDEDGRRPRRKTRSKPQPSEGDSNGDEGRRSKRRRRGRRRGGRDRGDGERTTAPGDRPAEPTRTARPAEPETPRAAAPEEETPAERAPRKRRRPPAPNMPTVGRQKAKRKDRSDATPSS, encoded by the coding sequence GTGAGCCGGACGTCCGTGCTGCCCGCCGGGGTGACGCTGGTCGGGGCCATCGAAGGCGCCGGCGATCTGGTCGTGGCGGGGACGGTCGAGGGCCCGATCGAGCTCGAGGGCGGTCTCGTCATCGAGGAGGGCGGGCGCGTCGACGGCGACGTGAGCGTCACCACGCTGATCGTGCGCGGCGTGCTCACGGGCGACGCGGCGGCCCGGGAGACGATCCGGCTCGAGGGGAGCGCGATGGTGGTCGGAGACGCGGTGGCGCCGCGGGTCCACATCGTCGACGGCGCGCGCGTGCGCGGGCGCGTCCGGATGAACGGGGAGCCGATGGTCCCGAAGGCGGTGCGCCGCGCGCCGTCGTCCGCGGGCAAGCGGCGCGCGCCCGAGCCGGCGTCCAGCCCGGCGGTGTCGTCCGAGCGAGACCGGGCGCCCGAAGACGCGCCGACCGGTCACGTCCGACGCGAGCACGTGCCGCCTCAGCTCGCTCGCGACGACGACGAGGCCATCGCGCTCGAGGGGGCGCCCACCGCCGTCGGCGCGCCCGCCGCGCTCGACGAGGACGGTCGGCGCCCGCGCCGCAAGACGCGCTCGAAGCCGCAGCCCTCGGAAGGAGACTCGAACGGAGACGAGGGGCGTCGCTCGAAGCGTCGTCGTCGCGGCCGTCGCCGCGGAGGGCGAGACCGGGGCGACGGCGAGCGCACGACGGCCCCGGGCGATCGTCCAGCCGAGCCGACGCGGACCGCCAGACCGGCCGAGCCCGAGACGCCGCGGGCCGCCGCCCCAGAGGAGGAGACCCCCGCCGAGCGCGCGCCGCGCAAGCGTCGGCGCCCGCCGGCCCCCAACATGCCCACGGTCGGACGGCAGAAGGCGAAGCGCAAGGACCGCTCGGACGCCACCCCGTCCTCGTGA